Within the Novipirellula galeiformis genome, the region AACTAACGCCTCGCTAAAGTGATGAGACGAGCAACCGATTACTGTGGGACGATCATGCTCGAACGCTTCGGACGCGATTGGCGCGTCATCCGATTCGGTTAGCTCCGGTAACTCAGCGATCAAGCCACCCGTCATCGCAAACAACCGGTGGGCGTCGCCATCATTCAGATGATCCGCATCGTGATCGGATCGAATGCGTTTGATCGTGGGCACCAGCACGTCGTCACAACTTGTCTCAAAATCATGTTGGTGACAATGGTGGCGGAGCACCTCGCGAGCGCGATGCTCGTCGCCCGCAAGCAGCCGTTGGTAGAACCTCATCGAGGTCTTGATTTCAACTTCGTCTCCCAACAGCGTCGCAAGAATTTTGAAACTCGGCACGTAGCGTCCTAGTACCACCAGACAAACCGTCAACGGCGTTGAAAGCAGCAGACCGACGGGCCCCCACAACCATCCCCAGAACACGGCGGCGATGATCACGGCGACGGCCGAAATCCCGGTGCTCGTTCCATACAACCATGGCTCAAGCACGTTGTTGCTGATCAATTCCATCACGGTGATCAGAGCAACCACCGCAAAAAATACGCTGTAGCCGGGGAAGACCGATAATGCGATCGTCGCCGGCAAGATTGCTGCCGCGGTGGGACCGAGATACGGAATATAACGCAAGCAGGTCGCTAACACGCCCCAGAGGATCGCGTTCGGGAAAACGCCGTCCGGGGTCATGAACGCTCCAATCGAAGTCAATCCGATCGCCAACACGATCCCGTAACTGGTGTTAATGAAGGTTTGAGCGACCAGATAGCGGCTGATGCGTTGCGCGGCTTCGTCGAGCGCTTCAGTGGTGGTCACATAGTCACCATGACTGATCACGGCGATGATGCGGTCACGCAAATCGTCGCGGTGAATCAACATAAATAACGCAAACACGCTGACGAGTCCCGCTGTCGCCAACGGCCCCAACACCGTTCCCGCGGTTGCCGCCCAGGTGGCCAAGGGAACGTCGGCTTCAACCTGCTTGATGTAGAGTGGTGTTTTGACGGAAGTTCCATCGTTGAGCTTCTTTACGGAGTCGCTCTGGGCTGGTAACAATTTGTCGGTCCATCGCTGGAACACCGTTTGCTCGGGCGGAGTCGCCTCGATCGCCTCCCCTTCTTTGGTAATCGCCTCGCTAACCTGGTCGGCCAAATTGCCAAGCGAGCCTCCTACGCTCGTTGTCAGCCCGGCCACGCCACGTGCTTTTTCCACTAGCTCGTCTTTGTGCTTAGGCAGCTCACCGACCAACGTGGTAAGTTCGCGACCAAGTAAGGTAAAGCCACTCGCAAGCAGGATGAAGGCAAACGCCGCAGTCGTGATCACGGCAAGCACGTTGGGTATGCCAAGCCGTTGCAGTCGGTTTGCAATCGGACTGAGCAAAAATGACAATAACAATC harbors:
- a CDS encoding AI-2E family transporter; amino-acid sequence: MVKPRSELATLAAVAQLFAVVLIVAALFFARDVFIPLALGLLLSFLLSPIANRLQRLGIPNVLAVITTAAFAFILLASGFTLLGRELTTLVGELPKHKDELVEKARGVAGLTTSVGGSLGNLADQVSEAITKEGEAIEATPPEQTVFQRWTDKLLPAQSDSVKKLNDGTSVKTPLYIKQVEADVPLATWAATAGTVLGPLATAGLVSVFALFMLIHRDDLRDRIIAVISHGDYVTTTEALDEAAQRISRYLVAQTFINTSYGIVLAIGLTSIGAFMTPDGVFPNAILWGVLATCLRYIPYLGPTAAAILPATIALSVFPGYSVFFAVVALITVMELISNNVLEPWLYGTSTGISAVAVIIAAVFWGWLWGPVGLLLSTPLTVCLVVLGRYVPSFKILATLLGDEVEIKTSMRFYQRLLAGDEHRAREVLRHHCHQHDFETSCDDVLVPTIKRIRSDHDADHLNDGDAHRLFAMTGGLIAELPELTESDDAPIASEAFEHDRPTVIGCSSHHFSEALVLNLLRLGGDESFQLETIDDDVMPQEISRQVAAKNPVAVVIVVVPPGGLPQARYLCKSIRDEGYQGAVVVACLGKFKNFDRLFVKFRKAGATSMTTSYSQTRSKVESIVRRSYPAPRIASLGLSGATSGSANLTDPIT